A genomic region of Apteryx mantelli isolate bAptMan1 chromosome 12, bAptMan1.hap1, whole genome shotgun sequence contains the following coding sequences:
- the TMCC1 gene encoding transmembrane and coiled-coil domains protein 1 isoform X4, protein MEIERLEVSSLAQTSSAVASSTDGSINADSIDGTPDPQRTKVAITHLQQKILKLTEQIKIEQTARDNNVAEYLKLANNADKQQSARIKQVFEKKNQKSAQTILQLQKKLEHYHRKLREIEQNGIPRQPKDVFRDMHQGLKDVGAKVTGFSEGVVDSVKGGLSSFSQATHSAAGAVVSKPREIASLIRNKFGSADNIANLKDSLEEGQEDGTGGKALGVIQNFQSSPKYGSEEDCSSATSGSVGANSTTGGPVGASSSKTNTLDMQSSGFDAILHEIQEIRETQARLEESFEDLKVRYQRDYSLIMQTLQEERYRCERLEEQLNDLTELHQNEILNLKQELASMEEKIAYQSYERARDIQEALEACQTRISKMELQQQQQQVVQLEGLENATARNLLGKFINILLAVMAVLLVFVSTVANCVVPLMKTRNRTFSTLFIVVFIAFLWKHWDAITGYLERFLSPPR, encoded by the exons ATCGAGCGATTGGAAGTCAGCAGCCTAGCCCAGACCTCTAGCGCAGTCGCCTCGAGCACTGATGGCAGCATCAATGCAGACTCAATTGATGGGACCCCAGATCCTCAGCGTACAAAAGTGGCCATCACTCACCTGCAACAGAAGATACTGAAGTTGACTGAGCAGATCAAAATCGAACAAACGGCCCGTGATAACAATGTGGCAGAGTATCTGAAACTGGCTAACAATGCTGACAAGCAGCAGAGCGCCCGCATCAAGCAAGTGTTtgagaagaaaaatcagaagtcAGCCCAGACCATCCTGCAGCTGCAGAAGAAACTAGAACATTACCATCGAAAGCTGCGGGAGATTGAACAGAATGGGATCCCTCGGCAACCAAAGGATGTCTTCAGGGATATGCATCAGGGTTTGAAGGATGTCGGAGCAAAAGTCACTGGCTTCAGTGAGGGCGTAGTAGACAGTGTTAAAGGTGGGCTTTCCAGTTTCTCCCAAGCCACTCATtcagcagcaggagctgtggtTTCCAAACCTCGGGAGATTGCCTCCCTCATAAGGAACAAGTTTGGGAGTGCAGACAATATTGCTAATCTGAAAGATTCCTTAGAAGAAGGCCAGGAAGATGGGACAGGAGGCAAGGCCCTAGGTGTTATTCAGAACTTTCAGTCAAGCCCAAAATATGGCAGTGAAGAGGATTGCTCCAGTGCCACGTCGGGCTCAGTGGGAGCCAACAGCACCACAGGGGGCCCTGTGGGAGCTTCTAGCTCCAAAACAAACACTCTGGATATGCAGAGCTCAGGGTTTGATGCAATACTACATGAGATTCAAGAAATTCGAGAGACACAGGCAAGACTGGAAGAATCATTTGAGGACCTTAAGGTTCGTTATCAGAGGGATTACTCATTAATAATGCAGACTCTGCAAGAGGAGCGGTACAG ATGTGAAAGACTAGAAGAGCAGCTAAATGACCTGACTGAGCTCCATCAGAATGAGATCCTAAATTTAAAACAGGAGCTGGCCAGCATGGAGGAGAAAATTGCCTATCAGTCTTATGAGCGAGCCCGGGACATCCAG GAGGCTCTGGAGGCCTGCCAGACCCGGATCTCCAagatggagctgcagcagcagcagcagcaggtggtGCAGCTGGAGGGGCTGGAGAACGCCACagccagaaacctcctggggaaGTTCATCAACATCCTCCTGGCCGTCATGGCCGTTCTCCTGGTCTTCGTCTCCACCGTGGCCAACTGCGTCGTGCCCCTCATGAAAACTCGCAATAGGACGTTCAGCACTTTATTCATAGTGGTTTTCATTGCCTTTCTGTGGAAGCACTGGGACGCCATCACTGGCTACTTGGAACGGTTCTTGTCCCCCCCTAGATGA
- the TMCC1 gene encoding transmembrane and coiled-coil domains protein 1 isoform X2 gives MHWERARLPRRDKIERLEVSSLAQTSSAVASSTDGSINADSIDGTPDPQRTKVAITHLQQKILKLTEQIKIEQTARDNNVAEYLKLANNADKQQSARIKQVFEKKNQKSAQTILQLQKKLEHYHRKLREIEQNGIPRQPKDVFRDMHQGLKDVGAKVTGFSEGVVDSVKGGLSSFSQATHSAAGAVVSKPREIASLIRNKFGSADNIANLKDSLEEGQEDGTGGKALGVIQNFQSSPKYGSEEDCSSATSGSVGANSTTGGPVGASSSKTNTLDMQSSGFDAILHEIQEIRETQARLEESFEDLKVRYQRDYSLIMQTLQEERYRCERLEEQLNDLTELHQNEILNLKQELASMEEKIAYQSYERARDIQEALEACQTRISKMELQQQQQQVVQLEGLENATARNLLGKFINILLAVMAVLLVFVSTVANCVVPLMKTRNRTFSTLFIVVFIAFLWKHWDAITGYLERFLSPPR, from the exons ATGCACTGGGAGCGGGCGCGGCTGCCCCGCCGGGACAAG ATCGAGCGATTGGAAGTCAGCAGCCTAGCCCAGACCTCTAGCGCAGTCGCCTCGAGCACTGATGGCAGCATCAATGCAGACTCAATTGATGGGACCCCAGATCCTCAGCGTACAAAAGTGGCCATCACTCACCTGCAACAGAAGATACTGAAGTTGACTGAGCAGATCAAAATCGAACAAACGGCCCGTGATAACAATGTGGCAGAGTATCTGAAACTGGCTAACAATGCTGACAAGCAGCAGAGCGCCCGCATCAAGCAAGTGTTtgagaagaaaaatcagaagtcAGCCCAGACCATCCTGCAGCTGCAGAAGAAACTAGAACATTACCATCGAAAGCTGCGGGAGATTGAACAGAATGGGATCCCTCGGCAACCAAAGGATGTCTTCAGGGATATGCATCAGGGTTTGAAGGATGTCGGAGCAAAAGTCACTGGCTTCAGTGAGGGCGTAGTAGACAGTGTTAAAGGTGGGCTTTCCAGTTTCTCCCAAGCCACTCATtcagcagcaggagctgtggtTTCCAAACCTCGGGAGATTGCCTCCCTCATAAGGAACAAGTTTGGGAGTGCAGACAATATTGCTAATCTGAAAGATTCCTTAGAAGAAGGCCAGGAAGATGGGACAGGAGGCAAGGCCCTAGGTGTTATTCAGAACTTTCAGTCAAGCCCAAAATATGGCAGTGAAGAGGATTGCTCCAGTGCCACGTCGGGCTCAGTGGGAGCCAACAGCACCACAGGGGGCCCTGTGGGAGCTTCTAGCTCCAAAACAAACACTCTGGATATGCAGAGCTCAGGGTTTGATGCAATACTACATGAGATTCAAGAAATTCGAGAGACACAGGCAAGACTGGAAGAATCATTTGAGGACCTTAAGGTTCGTTATCAGAGGGATTACTCATTAATAATGCAGACTCTGCAAGAGGAGCGGTACAG ATGTGAAAGACTAGAAGAGCAGCTAAATGACCTGACTGAGCTCCATCAGAATGAGATCCTAAATTTAAAACAGGAGCTGGCCAGCATGGAGGAGAAAATTGCCTATCAGTCTTATGAGCGAGCCCGGGACATCCAG GAGGCTCTGGAGGCCTGCCAGACCCGGATCTCCAagatggagctgcagcagcagcagcagcaggtggtGCAGCTGGAGGGGCTGGAGAACGCCACagccagaaacctcctggggaaGTTCATCAACATCCTCCTGGCCGTCATGGCCGTTCTCCTGGTCTTCGTCTCCACCGTGGCCAACTGCGTCGTGCCCCTCATGAAAACTCGCAATAGGACGTTCAGCACTTTATTCATAGTGGTTTTCATTGCCTTTCTGTGGAAGCACTGGGACGCCATCACTGGCTACTTGGAACGGTTCTTGTCCCCCCCTAGATGA
- the TMCC1 gene encoding transmembrane and coiled-coil domains protein 1 isoform X3 yields MVQRFSLRRQLSKIERLEVSSLAQTSSAVASSTDGSINADSIDGTPDPQRTKVAITHLQQKILKLTEQIKIEQTARDNNVAEYLKLANNADKQQSARIKQVFEKKNQKSAQTILQLQKKLEHYHRKLREIEQNGIPRQPKDVFRDMHQGLKDVGAKVTGFSEGVVDSVKGGLSSFSQATHSAAGAVVSKPREIASLIRNKFGSADNIANLKDSLEEGQEDGTGGKALGVIQNFQSSPKYGSEEDCSSATSGSVGANSTTGGPVGASSSKTNTLDMQSSGFDAILHEIQEIRETQARLEESFEDLKVRYQRDYSLIMQTLQEERYRCERLEEQLNDLTELHQNEILNLKQELASMEEKIAYQSYERARDIQEALEACQTRISKMELQQQQQQVVQLEGLENATARNLLGKFINILLAVMAVLLVFVSTVANCVVPLMKTRNRTFSTLFIVVFIAFLWKHWDAITGYLERFLSPPR; encoded by the exons ATCGAGCGATTGGAAGTCAGCAGCCTAGCCCAGACCTCTAGCGCAGTCGCCTCGAGCACTGATGGCAGCATCAATGCAGACTCAATTGATGGGACCCCAGATCCTCAGCGTACAAAAGTGGCCATCACTCACCTGCAACAGAAGATACTGAAGTTGACTGAGCAGATCAAAATCGAACAAACGGCCCGTGATAACAATGTGGCAGAGTATCTGAAACTGGCTAACAATGCTGACAAGCAGCAGAGCGCCCGCATCAAGCAAGTGTTtgagaagaaaaatcagaagtcAGCCCAGACCATCCTGCAGCTGCAGAAGAAACTAGAACATTACCATCGAAAGCTGCGGGAGATTGAACAGAATGGGATCCCTCGGCAACCAAAGGATGTCTTCAGGGATATGCATCAGGGTTTGAAGGATGTCGGAGCAAAAGTCACTGGCTTCAGTGAGGGCGTAGTAGACAGTGTTAAAGGTGGGCTTTCCAGTTTCTCCCAAGCCACTCATtcagcagcaggagctgtggtTTCCAAACCTCGGGAGATTGCCTCCCTCATAAGGAACAAGTTTGGGAGTGCAGACAATATTGCTAATCTGAAAGATTCCTTAGAAGAAGGCCAGGAAGATGGGACAGGAGGCAAGGCCCTAGGTGTTATTCAGAACTTTCAGTCAAGCCCAAAATATGGCAGTGAAGAGGATTGCTCCAGTGCCACGTCGGGCTCAGTGGGAGCCAACAGCACCACAGGGGGCCCTGTGGGAGCTTCTAGCTCCAAAACAAACACTCTGGATATGCAGAGCTCAGGGTTTGATGCAATACTACATGAGATTCAAGAAATTCGAGAGACACAGGCAAGACTGGAAGAATCATTTGAGGACCTTAAGGTTCGTTATCAGAGGGATTACTCATTAATAATGCAGACTCTGCAAGAGGAGCGGTACAG ATGTGAAAGACTAGAAGAGCAGCTAAATGACCTGACTGAGCTCCATCAGAATGAGATCCTAAATTTAAAACAGGAGCTGGCCAGCATGGAGGAGAAAATTGCCTATCAGTCTTATGAGCGAGCCCGGGACATCCAG GAGGCTCTGGAGGCCTGCCAGACCCGGATCTCCAagatggagctgcagcagcagcagcagcaggtggtGCAGCTGGAGGGGCTGGAGAACGCCACagccagaaacctcctggggaaGTTCATCAACATCCTCCTGGCCGTCATGGCCGTTCTCCTGGTCTTCGTCTCCACCGTGGCCAACTGCGTCGTGCCCCTCATGAAAACTCGCAATAGGACGTTCAGCACTTTATTCATAGTGGTTTTCATTGCCTTTCTGTGGAAGCACTGGGACGCCATCACTGGCTACTTGGAACGGTTCTTGTCCCCCCCTAGATGA
- the TMCC1 gene encoding transmembrane and coiled-coil domains protein 1 isoform X5: protein MIERLEVSSLAQTSSAVASSTDGSINADSIDGTPDPQRTKVAITHLQQKILKLTEQIKIEQTARDNNVAEYLKLANNADKQQSARIKQVFEKKNQKSAQTILQLQKKLEHYHRKLREIEQNGIPRQPKDVFRDMHQGLKDVGAKVTGFSEGVVDSVKGGLSSFSQATHSAAGAVVSKPREIASLIRNKFGSADNIANLKDSLEEGQEDGTGGKALGVIQNFQSSPKYGSEEDCSSATSGSVGANSTTGGPVGASSSKTNTLDMQSSGFDAILHEIQEIRETQARLEESFEDLKVRYQRDYSLIMQTLQEERYRCERLEEQLNDLTELHQNEILNLKQELASMEEKIAYQSYERARDIQEALEACQTRISKMELQQQQQQVVQLEGLENATARNLLGKFINILLAVMAVLLVFVSTVANCVVPLMKTRNRTFSTLFIVVFIAFLWKHWDAITGYLERFLSPPR, encoded by the exons ATCGAGCGATTGGAAGTCAGCAGCCTAGCCCAGACCTCTAGCGCAGTCGCCTCGAGCACTGATGGCAGCATCAATGCAGACTCAATTGATGGGACCCCAGATCCTCAGCGTACAAAAGTGGCCATCACTCACCTGCAACAGAAGATACTGAAGTTGACTGAGCAGATCAAAATCGAACAAACGGCCCGTGATAACAATGTGGCAGAGTATCTGAAACTGGCTAACAATGCTGACAAGCAGCAGAGCGCCCGCATCAAGCAAGTGTTtgagaagaaaaatcagaagtcAGCCCAGACCATCCTGCAGCTGCAGAAGAAACTAGAACATTACCATCGAAAGCTGCGGGAGATTGAACAGAATGGGATCCCTCGGCAACCAAAGGATGTCTTCAGGGATATGCATCAGGGTTTGAAGGATGTCGGAGCAAAAGTCACTGGCTTCAGTGAGGGCGTAGTAGACAGTGTTAAAGGTGGGCTTTCCAGTTTCTCCCAAGCCACTCATtcagcagcaggagctgtggtTTCCAAACCTCGGGAGATTGCCTCCCTCATAAGGAACAAGTTTGGGAGTGCAGACAATATTGCTAATCTGAAAGATTCCTTAGAAGAAGGCCAGGAAGATGGGACAGGAGGCAAGGCCCTAGGTGTTATTCAGAACTTTCAGTCAAGCCCAAAATATGGCAGTGAAGAGGATTGCTCCAGTGCCACGTCGGGCTCAGTGGGAGCCAACAGCACCACAGGGGGCCCTGTGGGAGCTTCTAGCTCCAAAACAAACACTCTGGATATGCAGAGCTCAGGGTTTGATGCAATACTACATGAGATTCAAGAAATTCGAGAGACACAGGCAAGACTGGAAGAATCATTTGAGGACCTTAAGGTTCGTTATCAGAGGGATTACTCATTAATAATGCAGACTCTGCAAGAGGAGCGGTACAG ATGTGAAAGACTAGAAGAGCAGCTAAATGACCTGACTGAGCTCCATCAGAATGAGATCCTAAATTTAAAACAGGAGCTGGCCAGCATGGAGGAGAAAATTGCCTATCAGTCTTATGAGCGAGCCCGGGACATCCAG GAGGCTCTGGAGGCCTGCCAGACCCGGATCTCCAagatggagctgcagcagcagcagcagcaggtggtGCAGCTGGAGGGGCTGGAGAACGCCACagccagaaacctcctggggaaGTTCATCAACATCCTCCTGGCCGTCATGGCCGTTCTCCTGGTCTTCGTCTCCACCGTGGCCAACTGCGTCGTGCCCCTCATGAAAACTCGCAATAGGACGTTCAGCACTTTATTCATAGTGGTTTTCATTGCCTTTCTGTGGAAGCACTGGGACGCCATCACTGGCTACTTGGAACGGTTCTTGTCCCCCCCTAGATGA